One window from the genome of Streptomyces cadmiisoli encodes:
- a CDS encoding DUF5134 domain-containing protein, whose amino-acid sequence MHGPAAPGWLMVALCAATGAYCLLRLRSAVEEQRRAAGDEALMAFGMAGMAVPAAVYTPPEWTWPVLAAVFGGAALRSAWAARGDLGHLHHVVGASAMVYMAVVMAGSAASGHGHGGAGLPLLTGALLLYFAGYVLYGGAHLLPAPAVAGAPRAVGWADRTELARACRLSMGIAMVAMLVTL is encoded by the coding sequence GTGCACGGACCGGCTGCGCCCGGCTGGCTGATGGTCGCGCTCTGCGCGGCGACCGGCGCCTACTGCCTGCTGCGCCTGCGCAGCGCCGTCGAGGAACAGCGCCGCGCGGCGGGGGACGAGGCGCTGATGGCCTTCGGCATGGCCGGGATGGCCGTCCCGGCGGCCGTGTACACGCCACCTGAGTGGACCTGGCCCGTCCTCGCGGCCGTGTTCGGCGGAGCGGCACTGCGCTCCGCGTGGGCGGCCCGGGGCGACCTCGGTCATCTGCACCACGTGGTGGGCGCCTCGGCCATGGTGTACATGGCGGTGGTGATGGCCGGCTCCGCGGCCTCGGGTCACGGGCACGGCGGCGCCGGGCTCCCCCTGCTGACCGGCGCCCTGCTGCTCTACTTCGCCGGCTATGTGCTGTACGGCGGGGCGCACCTGCTCCCCGCCCCGGCCGTGGCGGGCGCGCCCCGCGCCGTCGGGTGGGCCGACCGGACCGAGCTGGCGCGGGCCTGCCGGCTGTCCATGGGCATCGCCATGGTCGCGATGCTCGTCACCCTGTGA
- a CDS encoding VOC family protein: protein MQLNKPVVGGPCWAELSTTDLESAERFYAELFGWRSETDPRQGAGGYSVARLGDAAVAALSPLYQEGGAVAWNVSFGVRDADETAREVTKAGGTVLLGPTDVFDMGRFAVAADSSGAPFSLWQPRAFEGADLFNAPGSLGWVELLTREPARARDFYTTVFGWTVNVSPYYTQWGIAGADFGGMTEMDDKFPPEVPPHWLPYFAVADVDGTAATATRAGGTVLMAPTSVPDGPRIAVLRDPQGAVLGVHRSGHEG, encoded by the coding sequence ATGCAGCTGAACAAGCCGGTGGTCGGCGGACCCTGCTGGGCCGAGTTGAGCACGACCGACCTGGAGTCCGCCGAGCGGTTCTACGCCGAGCTGTTCGGCTGGCGCTCGGAGACGGATCCGCGTCAAGGGGCCGGGGGCTACAGCGTGGCGCGCCTGGGCGACGCGGCGGTGGCGGCGCTGTCGCCGCTGTACCAGGAGGGCGGGGCGGTCGCGTGGAACGTCTCGTTCGGCGTGCGGGACGCGGACGAGACCGCCCGGGAGGTGACGAAGGCCGGCGGGACGGTGCTGCTGGGTCCGACGGACGTGTTCGACATGGGCCGGTTCGCGGTGGCCGCCGACTCCTCCGGAGCGCCCTTCTCGCTGTGGCAGCCGCGAGCCTTCGAAGGTGCCGACCTGTTCAACGCGCCCGGCTCGCTCGGCTGGGTGGAGCTGCTGACCCGGGAACCCGCGCGGGCTCGGGACTTCTACACGACCGTGTTCGGCTGGACCGTGAACGTGTCGCCGTACTACACGCAGTGGGGCATCGCCGGCGCCGACTTCGGCGGGATGACGGAGATGGACGACAAGTTCCCGCCGGAGGTGCCGCCGCACTGGCTGCCGTACTTCGCCGTGGCCGACGTCGACGGCACCGCCGCGACGGCGACTCGGGCGGGCGGCACGGTCCTGATGGCGCCCACCTCCGTGCCGGACGGCCCCAGGATCGCGGTGCTGCGCGATCCGCAGGGCGCGGTCCTCGGCGTCCACCGGTCCGGCCACGAGGGCTGA
- a CDS encoding MarR family winged helix-turn-helix transcriptional regulator, which yields MTGTNGRGTDGRGSTGAEAGGEAAHVAGGTTGDTVAEVVRQWRSVRPDLDTGPMEIIGRVNRCSALLQQAEDAPLRHAGLSRPEFDLLGALRRTGQELTPSELARETFSSGAAVTKRVKQLTEQGLVERRGDDRDRRVAHLRLTDAGRELVDAVLPEQLAYEAAVLSGLGAPERGALAGLLGDLLHHLEGRLGALRV from the coding sequence ATGACGGGGACGAACGGACGGGGGACGGACGGACGGGGGTCGACCGGGGCCGAGGCGGGCGGTGAGGCGGCGCACGTGGCGGGCGGCACGACGGGCGACACCGTCGCCGAGGTCGTCCGGCAGTGGCGGTCCGTCCGCCCCGACCTCGACACCGGCCCCATGGAGATCATCGGCCGGGTCAACCGCTGCTCCGCACTGCTCCAGCAGGCCGAGGACGCCCCACTGCGCCACGCCGGACTCAGCCGTCCCGAGTTCGACCTGCTCGGCGCGCTGCGCCGCACCGGGCAGGAGCTGACCCCCAGCGAACTGGCCCGCGAGACGTTCTCCTCCGGCGCGGCCGTCACCAAGCGCGTCAAGCAGCTCACCGAGCAGGGCCTGGTGGAACGGCGCGGCGACGACCGCGACCGGCGGGTGGCGCATCTGCGCCTCACGGACGCCGGACGCGAACTCGTCGACGCGGTCCTGCCCGAGCAGCTCGCCTACGAGGCCGCGGTCCTGTCCGGGCTCGGCGCACCCGAGCGCGGCGCGCTCGCCGGGCTCCTCGGCGATCTGCTCCACCACCTGGAGGGGCGCCTCGGGGCGCTGCGCGTCTGA